A genome region from Nitrospira sp. includes the following:
- a CDS encoding DegT/DnrJ/EryC1/StrS family aminotransferase gives MSEFLPFHMPDIGEEEVSEVVQVLRSGWLTTGTKAKQFENEFAAMVGARHAIAVNSCTAALHLALEAIGVREGDEVIVPTMTFAATAEVVAYLKAKPILVDCTPDTLNISPDCIERAITPRTKAIVPVHFAGHPCEMSRIQAIARAHNLAVIEDAAHALPARYRGKMIGSLSELTCFSFYATKNITTGEGGMVTTDDSALAARVRIMSLHGLSRDAWSRYTAQGSWYYEILSPGFKYNLTDIAAALGLAQLAKCDRFWKSRDRLAALYRDGFHDVPEILCPSAAAHVQHAWHLYVIRLNLEALRIDRNEFIAQLQQAGIGCSVHFIPLHLHPYYRETYGYQPSDFPTAQAAFERIVSLPLYPKMTEADIQRVITVVRDIVKGNRR, from the coding sequence ATGTCCGAATTTCTGCCCTTTCATATGCCTGATATCGGGGAAGAGGAAGTCAGCGAAGTTGTCCAGGTCCTCCGGTCCGGATGGCTGACGACCGGCACCAAGGCCAAACAATTTGAGAACGAGTTCGCTGCGATGGTCGGCGCCCGGCATGCGATTGCGGTGAATTCCTGCACGGCTGCCTTACATCTGGCATTGGAAGCCATCGGGGTTCGCGAAGGGGACGAAGTGATCGTACCGACGATGACCTTTGCGGCTACTGCCGAAGTGGTGGCTTATCTGAAGGCGAAGCCGATCCTGGTGGATTGCACGCCCGATACGCTGAACATTTCTCCGGACTGCATCGAACGGGCGATTACCCCGCGAACGAAAGCGATCGTGCCGGTTCACTTCGCGGGGCATCCTTGCGAAATGAGTCGGATTCAGGCGATTGCCCGCGCACACAATCTTGCCGTCATCGAGGATGCCGCGCATGCGCTCCCCGCGCGGTACCGGGGGAAGATGATCGGGAGTCTGTCGGAACTGACCTGCTTTTCGTTCTATGCCACGAAGAACATCACGACGGGAGAGGGTGGCATGGTGACCACGGATGATTCAGCCCTTGCCGCCCGTGTCCGGATCATGAGTCTGCATGGACTCAGTCGCGATGCATGGAGTCGCTATACGGCCCAGGGGTCGTGGTATTACGAGATCCTCTCTCCGGGTTTCAAATACAACCTGACGGATATTGCCGCCGCGTTGGGGTTGGCGCAGTTGGCCAAATGCGATCGATTCTGGAAATCGCGTGATCGTCTGGCCGCGCTCTATCGCGACGGTTTTCATGATGTGCCGGAAATTCTCTGTCCTTCTGCGGCCGCTCATGTCCAGCATGCCTGGCATCTCTATGTGATCCGATTGAATCTCGAAGCCCTGCGCATCGACCGAAACGAGTTCATTGCGCAGTTACAGCAGGCGGGGATTGGGTGCAGCGTGCATTTCATTCCGCTCCACCTGCATCCCTACTATCGAGAGACGTATGGGTATCAACCGAGTGATTTTCCGACGGCGCAGGCCGCTTTTGAACGAATCGTGTCTTTACCTCTGTACCCGAAGATGACGGAGGCCGATATTCAGCGTGTCATCACGGTGGTGAGGGATATTGTGAAAGGGAATCGGAGATGA
- a CDS encoding VanZ family protein — MTLLGLYLVYVVIFGLAPFTWSLPHAASITELFVDHFEGWSGFSNVTSWDVWSNVVFFIPCGGLMVLLPGMSRRPWFIRLLLAFIGAAALSSGVELAQLLFTRAPSFVDIVCNTVGGMAGGVLGVLANTAYHASGEVWAKTCYATAWLGWIVAGYVLLLAFFTAWPFPLASDFSNWNPTYRLLLGNEGTMNRPWLGTFHLVAVYDRALPSDEITTHFSLGPLVDSQERRTKQGLVLYYDFSEQAGAIVHDRAAKGPSTDLYIQDLSRTAWVFPNGLTLSADTVIASRLAPDQVVGGGLLADKELSVEAWVTPADLAQTGPARIVSFSKNTDVRNFTLGQQSKDVVFRLRTPISGYNGANPALSTSDAPLTRATQHIVATYREGTETMYVDGIERARVRLQPRESLRRIVAGYTGDSLEWSLYSAMVFPLGLLSSLYYQIKSVASARLCAVSSALGVLVVLDGLYLLTMSTPLSLFLLMVGAGTILVSVFWASFFFDRL, encoded by the coding sequence ATGACGCTGTTGGGACTGTATCTCGTGTATGTCGTGATATTCGGGCTAGCACCCTTTACGTGGTCGCTTCCCCATGCCGCTTCAATTACCGAGCTATTTGTCGATCATTTCGAGGGCTGGTCTGGATTTTCCAACGTCACTTCGTGGGATGTTTGGAGCAACGTTGTTTTTTTCATTCCATGCGGGGGCTTGATGGTCCTGTTGCCGGGGATGTCCCGGCGACCCTGGTTTATCAGGCTGCTCCTTGCCTTCATCGGGGCGGCCGCACTGAGTTCCGGAGTGGAACTGGCCCAGCTCTTGTTCACACGTGCCCCGTCCTTCGTGGATATTGTCTGTAACACCGTGGGTGGCATGGCGGGCGGCGTACTGGGGGTGCTTGCGAACACGGCCTATCACGCCTCTGGCGAGGTCTGGGCCAAGACCTGTTACGCGACTGCATGGCTGGGATGGATAGTGGCGGGATACGTCCTCTTGTTGGCTTTCTTCACTGCATGGCCGTTTCCGTTGGCGAGTGATTTCAGTAACTGGAATCCGACCTACCGACTCTTGCTCGGGAACGAAGGGACCATGAATCGACCCTGGCTGGGGACCTTCCATTTGGTCGCGGTGTACGATCGTGCGTTGCCGTCCGATGAAATCACAACCCATTTTTCCTTGGGGCCTCTGGTTGATTCTCAGGAGAGGCGAACGAAACAGGGACTGGTTCTCTACTACGACTTTTCCGAGCAGGCCGGAGCCATCGTTCATGATCGGGCTGCGAAGGGGCCCTCCACGGATCTGTATATCCAGGATCTGTCGCGCACTGCGTGGGTGTTTCCCAATGGGCTCACCCTCAGTGCGGATACGGTGATTGCGTCCCGTCTCGCACCAGACCAAGTGGTTGGCGGCGGGCTGCTTGCCGACAAGGAGTTGTCGGTTGAGGCGTGGGTGACTCCGGCAGATTTGGCGCAGACCGGGCCGGCCAGAATTGTTTCGTTTTCAAAAAATACAGACGTGCGTAACTTCACGCTCGGGCAACAATCCAAGGATGTCGTCTTTCGTCTGCGCACCCCGATTTCAGGATACAACGGTGCCAATCCTGCGTTATCAACCAGTGATGCGCCCTTGACCCGTGCGACCCAGCACATCGTGGCGACGTACCGCGAGGGAACAGAAACGATGTACGTCGACGGCATCGAGCGGGCGCGAGTGCGCTTACAACCCCGCGAGTCTCTACGCCGGATCGTCGCAGGTTATACGGGTGACTCGCTCGAATGGTCGCTGTACTCCGCCATGGTATTTCCCCTGGGGCTTTTGAGCAGTCTCTACTATCAAATCAAGTCTGTCGCTTCGGCAAGGCTCTGTGCCGTGAGTAGCGCCTTGGGCGTTCTCGTCGTGCTCGATGGTCTGTACCTGCTGACTATGTCCACACCGCTGAGTCTCTTTTTGCTCATGGTTGGCGCAGGCACGATTCTGGTGTCCGTCTTCTGGGCTTCGTTCTTTTTCGATCGCCTCTGA
- the wecB gene encoding UDP-N-acetylglucosamine 2-epimerase (non-hydrolyzing): MKVVSIIGARPQFIKCAPVSRELRAVADEVLVHTGQHYDDAMSGVFFRELGIPAPQYQLGVGSGPHGQQTGAMLTGIEQILEKEAPDAVLVYGDTNSTLAGALAASKLHVPVVHVEAGLRSFNRRMPEEINRVVTDQLSALLLCPTDTAVENLRREGVTAGVHLVGDVMYDALLDTADRAQGASTILERLGLTPRQYLLATVHRADNTDRLPQLAQIMTALRTLVDTGLPVVFPVHPRTRKQLGSIACEHSDRLLLIDPVSYLDMVRLESMAQAIVTDSGGIQKEAYWLGVPCITLREETEWVETVERGWNRLVGTHPESIVNAVLTAGPGRSGEWPWRRGEASQAVARILDHGFSEPTVVGLSGSRSLQGR; this comes from the coding sequence ATGAAAGTCGTCTCGATCATCGGCGCACGTCCGCAATTCATCAAGTGTGCGCCCGTGTCTCGTGAGTTGCGCGCAGTGGCCGATGAGGTGCTGGTGCATACGGGACAACATTATGACGATGCCATGAGCGGCGTCTTCTTTCGTGAGCTCGGCATTCCCGCTCCGCAATACCAGCTCGGCGTGGGCTCCGGGCCGCATGGACAGCAGACCGGAGCGATGCTGACCGGCATTGAGCAGATTCTAGAGAAGGAAGCGCCGGACGCCGTGCTGGTTTATGGTGATACCAATTCGACTCTTGCCGGGGCCCTGGCTGCGTCAAAGCTTCATGTGCCGGTGGTGCACGTGGAAGCGGGACTCCGGAGTTTCAACCGCAGAATGCCGGAGGAAATCAACCGGGTGGTGACCGATCAACTCTCTGCGTTGCTGCTGTGCCCGACCGACACAGCCGTCGAAAACCTTCGACGGGAGGGGGTCACCGCCGGCGTGCATCTGGTCGGCGACGTCATGTATGACGCACTGCTGGATACCGCTGATCGTGCGCAGGGCGCCTCGACGATACTCGAGCGGTTGGGCCTCACGCCTCGGCAGTATCTGTTGGCGACCGTGCATCGCGCAGACAATACCGATCGGTTGCCGCAATTGGCGCAGATCATGACCGCGCTTCGTACCCTGGTCGATACCGGGCTGCCCGTTGTGTTTCCCGTTCACCCGAGGACTCGCAAGCAACTGGGGTCCATTGCCTGTGAGCATTCCGACCGGCTGCTGCTGATTGATCCGGTGTCCTATCTGGACATGGTCCGTTTGGAATCCATGGCTCAGGCGATTGTGACGGACTCGGGCGGCATACAAAAGGAAGCGTATTGGCTCGGGGTGCCTTGTATCACGCTTCGGGAGGAGACCGAGTGGGTCGAGACCGTCGAGCGCGGATGGAATCGTCTGGTGGGGACTCATCCGGAGTCCATCGTGAACGCCGTCCTGACCGCCGGTCCAGGCCGGTCGGGCGAGTGGCCCTGGCGGAGGGGCGAAGCATCTCAAGCGGTTGCCCGAATTCTCGATCATGGTTTCTCCGAACCGACGGTTGTTGGCCTGTCAGGCTCGCGGTCCCTGCAAGGGAGGTAA
- a CDS encoding DegT/DnrJ/EryC1/StrS family aminotransferase has translation MNVPLLDLKAQHEPIRKDLLAAMERVLDQNNFILGREVSELEEKVAAYSGTRYAIGVSSGTDALVAALMALDLKPGDEVITTPLSFFATVGAIVRVGATPVFVDIDPITYNLDARQIAAAVTPRTKAIIPVHLYGQCADMTPILQVALAHNLAVVEDAAQAIGAEYGDGRRAGSMGTMGCFSFFPSKNLGGLGDGGMIVTNDEHLAERLRVLRVQGGKPKYYHRILGGNFRLDTIQAAVLNVKLPYLDRWTALRQHHADLYESLFRSLNVESEFGIRLPQAVYKQQGVRHYHIYNQFVIGVPKRDALRDYLKAKGIGTEIYYPVPLHRQECLQSLGYKEGDYPEAERACRELVALPIYPELNEDQQHYVAQTVREGLAQ, from the coding sequence ATGAACGTGCCACTGCTCGACCTGAAAGCTCAACATGAACCGATTCGGAAAGACCTGCTGGCCGCCATGGAACGGGTACTCGACCAGAACAACTTTATTCTGGGCCGTGAGGTGAGCGAACTGGAAGAGAAGGTCGCAGCCTATTCCGGCACCCGATACGCCATCGGCGTGTCTTCGGGAACCGATGCGCTGGTGGCGGCACTCATGGCATTGGATCTCAAACCCGGCGACGAAGTCATCACCACGCCGCTCTCATTTTTCGCCACGGTGGGTGCGATCGTTCGCGTCGGAGCCACGCCGGTTTTCGTCGACATCGATCCCATCACCTACAACCTTGATGCGAGGCAGATTGCCGCCGCCGTCACTCCGCGTACCAAGGCCATCATTCCGGTGCATCTCTATGGTCAGTGCGCCGATATGACACCGATTCTTCAGGTGGCTTTAGCGCACAATCTGGCGGTGGTGGAGGATGCGGCACAAGCCATCGGGGCGGAGTATGGCGATGGACGCAGGGCGGGGAGCATGGGGACGATGGGGTGTTTCTCGTTTTTCCCAAGCAAGAACCTGGGCGGACTGGGTGACGGCGGTATGATCGTGACCAATGACGAGCACCTCGCTGAGCGCCTGCGGGTACTCCGCGTCCAGGGCGGAAAGCCCAAGTACTACCATCGTATTCTCGGCGGAAATTTCAGGCTCGACACGATCCAGGCTGCCGTATTGAACGTCAAGTTACCCTATTTGGATCGCTGGACGGCCCTCCGCCAGCACCATGCCGATCTCTACGAATCGCTGTTCCGATCCCTCAACGTCGAATCGGAGTTCGGCATACGCCTCCCGCAGGCGGTCTACAAGCAGCAGGGGGTTCGGCACTACCACATATACAACCAGTTTGTGATCGGTGTGCCTAAACGGGATGCGCTACGTGACTATCTCAAAGCCAAGGGCATCGGCACGGAGATCTACTATCCGGTCCCGCTCCACCGGCAGGAATGCCTTCAGAGCCTGGGATACAAGGAAGGGGACTATCCTGAGGCCGAGCGCGCTTGTCGAGAGTTGGTGGCGCTTCCGATCTATCCTGAGTTGAATGAAGATCAACAGCATTATGTGGCTCAGACCGTGCGCGAGGGACTTGCGCAATGA
- a CDS encoding polysaccharide deacetylase family protein, translated as MSKPIASLSCDLDDKWAYMKTHGNPAWKTLPSYLDVVVPRILAHLDGHDLKATFFLVGQDAALERNQDQFRAIAAAGHEIGSHSFHHDPWLHRYDEAGMARELSMAEEHIERATGQRPIGFRGPGYSLSETTVTELARRGYLYDASTLPTFIGPLARAYFFMSSAFTREEADCRSTIFGGLRDGFRRIQPYRWDVGGQGLIEIPVTTMPFFRVPIHFSYVVYLSLYSRMLAEQYFRTSLQLCRLAGVEPSLLLHPLDFLGSHESTGVEFFPGMKLPLAEKLDMIDALLAALSDTFRVVTMRDHATAVAQRTTLPLLTAAM; from the coding sequence ATGAGCAAGCCAATCGCAAGTCTTTCCTGCGACCTGGACGATAAGTGGGCCTATATGAAGACCCACGGCAATCCTGCTTGGAAAACGCTGCCGTCGTACCTCGATGTGGTAGTGCCTCGAATTCTCGCCCACCTCGACGGGCATGACCTCAAGGCCACATTTTTTCTCGTCGGGCAGGATGCCGCGCTAGAAAGAAACCAGGACCAGTTCAGGGCCATTGCCGCGGCAGGGCATGAGATCGGGAGCCATTCGTTTCATCACGATCCCTGGCTGCACCGGTACGATGAAGCCGGCATGGCTCGTGAACTATCGATGGCTGAGGAGCACATCGAACGGGCGACGGGGCAACGACCGATCGGGTTCCGGGGGCCCGGTTACAGCCTGTCGGAAACCACGGTCACCGAACTGGCCAGACGGGGATATCTCTATGATGCCTCCACGCTGCCCACGTTCATCGGTCCCCTGGCGCGCGCGTATTTCTTTATGTCCAGTGCCTTCACCCGGGAAGAAGCCGACTGTCGGAGCACGATTTTCGGCGGATTGCGTGACGGGTTCAGGAGGATTCAGCCCTATCGGTGGGATGTGGGCGGGCAAGGCCTCATTGAAATTCCCGTGACGACGATGCCCTTTTTTCGGGTCCCGATTCACTTTAGCTATGTGGTGTATCTGAGTCTCTATTCCCGGATGTTGGCCGAGCAATATTTTCGCACGTCCTTACAACTCTGTCGGCTCGCCGGTGTCGAACCATCCTTGTTGCTCCACCCGTTGGATTTTTTAGGCAGTCATGAATCGACGGGAGTCGAGTTTTTCCCCGGCATGAAATTGCCGCTGGCTGAAAAGCTGGACATGATCGATGCGTTGCTTGCCGCACTGAGTGACACCTTCCGCGTCGTCACGATGCGCGACCATGCCACGGCAGTCGCTCAGAGAACGACGCTCCCGCTGCTCACTGCGGCGATGTAG
- a CDS encoding NAD(P)/FAD-dependent oxidoreductase has product MRVGIIGAGIMGLALAQRLSARGVRVTVLERERQAGGLTTYHDYGLFWWDRFYHVILSSDTQLIQYLHEIGLGDRLRWSAARAGLYAKGRFYSVSTTLELLRFPLVGIIGKLRLARTILACNRIRDWRELESVSVEEWLIRMCGRRTYEAFWKPLLLAKLGAQYKRVSAVFIWSYITRLFSTRDTTAQRNQLGYVSGGYRTVITRLEELIQAAGGTIRLNTPVQAIEPGAHAGITIKINGGHEHFDKVIWTGPIDAGSPLATQGLVSVEASADPIEYLGVVCPVLVTRRPLLPYYTLNLADADVPFTGVIGMSSIVPTDETAGYYLTYFPKYVPTGDPEFHLPDETITQRFFEGARRLFPDLRESDVVGLHLNKAAKVQPLQVLDYSKRVPRVTTRHTDFFVLNTSQFVNSTLNNNAVIRAVNEFVQEHHLCFETAEDRSASALSTLSSP; this is encoded by the coding sequence TTGCGTGTCGGAATAATCGGTGCGGGAATCATGGGGCTGGCATTGGCTCAACGCCTTTCGGCCAGAGGCGTCCGTGTGACCGTGTTGGAGCGCGAGCGTCAGGCCGGCGGGTTGACGACCTATCATGATTACGGCCTCTTCTGGTGGGATCGTTTCTATCACGTGATCCTGTCCTCCGATACCCAGCTCATTCAGTATCTCCATGAAATCGGGTTGGGTGATCGCCTGCGATGGAGTGCGGCGCGAGCCGGCCTCTATGCGAAGGGACGCTTTTATTCAGTCAGCACCACGCTGGAATTGTTGCGATTTCCCCTGGTTGGAATCATTGGAAAACTACGATTAGCGCGCACGATTCTCGCGTGTAATCGAATTCGGGATTGGCGGGAGCTGGAGTCAGTGTCCGTGGAGGAGTGGCTGATTCGTATGTGCGGGCGCCGCACCTATGAGGCCTTTTGGAAGCCCCTGCTGTTAGCCAAGTTGGGAGCACAGTACAAACGAGTGTCGGCGGTGTTTATCTGGTCGTACATCACCCGCCTGTTTTCCACCCGTGACACGACGGCCCAACGGAATCAATTGGGCTATGTATCCGGCGGGTATCGCACGGTCATCACTCGGCTCGAAGAGCTGATTCAGGCGGCCGGTGGAACAATCAGGCTGAATACCCCTGTCCAAGCCATCGAGCCAGGCGCGCATGCCGGCATCACCATCAAGATAAACGGCGGTCATGAGCATTTTGATAAAGTCATTTGGACCGGCCCGATCGATGCGGGCAGTCCCTTGGCGACGCAGGGACTTGTGTCGGTAGAAGCCTCGGCCGACCCTATCGAGTATCTGGGGGTGGTGTGTCCGGTGTTGGTGACGCGGCGGCCGCTGCTGCCGTACTACACCTTAAATCTTGCCGACGCCGATGTGCCCTTTACCGGAGTGATCGGCATGAGCAGTATTGTGCCGACCGACGAGACGGCGGGCTATTACCTCACCTATTTTCCGAAGTATGTGCCGACCGGTGATCCGGAGTTCCACCTCCCTGACGAGACGATTACCCAGCGGTTCTTTGAGGGGGCGCGCAGGCTGTTTCCGGATCTCCGCGAGTCGGATGTCGTCGGTCTGCATCTCAACAAGGCTGCGAAGGTCCAACCTCTGCAAGTGTTGGATTACTCGAAGCGGGTCCCTCGTGTCACGACGCGGCATACAGATTTCTTCGTCCTCAATACCTCGCAATTCGTGAACTCGACGCTGAACAACAATGCTGTTATTCGAGCCGTGAACGAGTTCGTCCAGGAACATCATCTCTGCTTCGAGACGGCGGAGGATCGATCCGCATCCGCTCTTTCGACCCTGTCCAGTCCATAG
- a CDS encoding NAD-dependent epimerase/dehydratase family protein, with protein sequence MSLSSASSKYILVTGVAGFLGSHFLDRLLAAGHRVIGMDDLSKGSLSNIAAHLGNPAFRFLERDATDPAAFSDLGEDADCLVHLASHKIPRYGNALATLRVNTRSCENVLELARKAGCKAVLASTSDVYGRNPRLPFAEDDDSVFGSSKVARWGYAVSKLFTEHLAFAYQEAYGLPVSVLRFFGSYGPRNHVSWWGGPQAVFIDAILNDRDISIHGDGLQTRSFTYVADTVDGIYAAMITPEANGEILNVGSTHEITILDLARTIHRLAGTPWPLKCTFVSYESFTGGKYEDVRRRVPDIERSQRILGITARVGLEEGLLQTINWQRSLVSPTVVASESPSLQETAIRI encoded by the coding sequence ATGTCACTATCATCGGCTTCATCCAAGTACATTCTGGTGACGGGAGTGGCGGGATTTTTGGGTTCGCATTTCTTAGACCGCCTGTTGGCCGCCGGCCATCGGGTCATCGGAATGGATGATCTGTCAAAGGGGTCGTTGAGCAACATTGCGGCACATCTGGGCAATCCTGCCTTTCGATTTCTCGAGCGCGATGCGACCGACCCCGCCGCATTCAGCGACCTCGGCGAGGACGCCGACTGCCTCGTGCATCTGGCCTCGCACAAGATTCCCCGGTACGGCAATGCCCTGGCGACCCTTCGCGTCAATACACGAAGCTGTGAAAACGTCTTGGAGTTGGCCCGAAAGGCGGGTTGCAAAGCTGTGCTGGCGTCGACTTCCGACGTGTATGGACGAAATCCCAGGCTGCCGTTCGCTGAAGATGATGATTCTGTCTTCGGCTCTTCGAAGGTCGCCCGTTGGGGCTATGCCGTGTCCAAACTGTTCACCGAACACTTAGCGTTCGCCTATCAGGAGGCCTATGGGCTTCCGGTCTCGGTGTTGAGATTCTTCGGATCCTATGGACCAAGAAATCATGTCAGTTGGTGGGGAGGCCCGCAGGCGGTGTTTATCGATGCCATTTTGAACGATCGGGACATTTCCATTCACGGCGACGGCCTGCAGACGCGCAGCTTCACCTACGTCGCCGACACCGTCGACGGAATCTATGCCGCGATGATCACGCCTGAGGCCAACGGTGAAATTTTGAATGTGGGCTCCACGCACGAGATCACCATTCTCGATCTCGCTCGCACCATTCACAGGCTGGCCGGGACGCCATGGCCGCTCAAATGCACCTTTGTTTCCTACGAAAGCTTTACCGGCGGCAAGTATGAAGATGTTCGGAGACGCGTGCCCGACATCGAGCGGTCACAGCGGATCCTGGGTATTACGGCGCGGGTCGGGCTGGAAGAGGGGCTGTTGCAGACCATTAATTGGCAGCGATCGCTCGTGAGTCCGACGGTCGTGGCCAGCGAGTCGCCAAGCTTGCAGGAGACGGCGATCAGGATCTAA